In a single window of the Candidatus Saccharimonadales bacterium genome:
- a CDS encoding DUF2142 domain-containing protein has product MAELVKRFKRPELFFLSCAALFGFLMVVLTPPMQTYDEQDHFFRAYQLSTFNLRPDIVSEGPGISPSQAPGGNLPVNVAKMGYGYLYSVRLDVNHTSHYKLGVLKNNFKNLAWLKVDNNQKQAAYFPGAGAYSPISYLPQIVAIWLGRLAHTPILWFFYLGRIFNLAAWIALVYFAIKLLPVGRWLMVAIALLPVSLFQAATFSADAMTNGLTFLVVALFCYLLAQKEVSRKDLIITLAATGALSLCKSGFWPLALLFWLIPIRNFGSSKKYLLSNLSITGLSLALFGLWYSLVKFVIPYMAAVQRAGETINYQQQVKYIEGHPFSFVVVLWHEYFNSTMIGVLKYGVGILGWGEASIGLAGFLLIILVLVLGILMAVTEKNNSNLKWPQRLGSLIIAAGLVLMMSISLYAAFTPLHSRSIDGLQGRYFIPYIALLVPVFGGVLYKWRSKLAAVNRYTLVMPTAILILMCLSVAAIVGRYY; this is encoded by the coding sequence ATGGCTGAATTAGTTAAAAGATTTAAGCGGCCCGAGCTTTTCTTTTTGAGTTGTGCCGCCTTATTTGGCTTTTTGATGGTCGTTCTAACCCCGCCGATGCAAACCTACGATGAACAGGACCACTTCTTCCGAGCATATCAATTGTCTACCTTTAATCTAAGACCAGATATCGTGTCCGAAGGCCCGGGAATTTCACCGTCTCAGGCTCCTGGCGGCAACTTGCCAGTCAATGTAGCTAAAATGGGCTACGGATACCTCTACTCAGTTCGGCTGGACGTTAATCATACATCCCACTATAAACTTGGCGTTTTGAAGAATAATTTTAAGAACCTGGCTTGGCTAAAAGTCGACAATAATCAAAAACAAGCGGCCTACTTTCCGGGGGCCGGAGCTTACTCACCAATTTCGTACTTACCGCAGATAGTCGCCATATGGTTGGGGCGCTTGGCTCACACGCCCATACTGTGGTTCTTCTATTTAGGTAGAATATTTAACCTGGCGGCCTGGATTGCATTGGTTTATTTCGCCATAAAGCTGCTGCCGGTTGGCCGCTGGCTGATGGTGGCTATAGCTCTACTACCGGTATCACTCTTCCAGGCAGCTACTTTTTCGGCGGATGCTATGACTAACGGTTTGACATTCTTGGTTGTAGCCCTGTTTTGCTATTTGCTAGCCCAAAAAGAAGTTTCCAGAAAAGATCTCATAATAACGCTGGCCGCAACTGGCGCTCTGTCGTTATGTAAGTCGGGTTTTTGGCCACTGGCCTTGCTGTTTTGGTTGATTCCGATCCGTAACTTTGGAAGCTCAAAAAAATATTTACTAAGCAACTTATCTATAACAGGCTTAAGCCTAGCCTTATTTGGCTTATGGTATTCATTGGTTAAATTCGTCATACCATATATGGCGGCGGTGCAAAGGGCGGGCGAAACTATTAATTATCAGCAGCAAGTTAAATATATAGAGGGTCACCCGTTTAGTTTTGTAGTGGTTTTATGGCACGAATATTTTAACAGCACTATGATTGGCGTACTTAAATACGGCGTGGGTATTTTGGGCTGGGGCGAGGCCTCAATTGGGCTGGCAGGCTTCCTGCTCATAATACTAGTGTTAGTTCTGGGCATTCTAATGGCCGTGACTGAAAAAAATAATTCTAATTTAAAGTGGCCGCAACGGCTAGGAAGCTTAATTATTGCTGCCGGACTGGTGTTGATGATGAGCATATCGCTTTATGCTGCCTTCACGCCGCTTCATTCTCGATCCATAGACGGACTTCAGGGGCGCTACTTTATACCTTATATAGCCTTATTGGTGCCGGTTTTTGGAGGAGTTTTGTACAAGTGGCGATCGAAATTGGCGGCAGTTAACCGCTACACGTTAGTAATGCCCACGGCTATTTTGATTTTAATGTGCTTAAGCGTAGCTGCTATTGTCGGGCGCTACTATTAA
- a CDS encoding glycosyltransferase family 2 protein, whose translation MKSVYVVIPVYNEATVVGSVIEEVCKQYPNVVGVDDGSRDNSGEEIKKAGGILVQHAVNVGQGGALQTGIDYALKDKEAEYLVTYDADGQHSLKDVGHMLDVIQKEKVDIVLGSRFLGKTERLSPLKKVILKLAIQFSNHTSGLKLTDTHNGLRVFNRHFAENLNIQNPDFSHASEIIDKIARGNYKYCEVPVTIKYTDYSKAKGQSIFNAVNMGFDILLGRIIK comes from the coding sequence ATGAAGAGTGTTTATGTTGTCATACCCGTTTATAACGAGGCGACTGTTGTCGGGTCGGTAATAGAAGAAGTCTGCAAGCAGTATCCCAACGTCGTTGGGGTGGATGACGGCAGCCGAGATAACTCAGGTGAAGAAATTAAGAAAGCAGGCGGCATTTTAGTGCAGCATGCCGTTAATGTCGGTCAGGGCGGAGCGCTTCAAACCGGCATTGACTACGCCCTGAAAGACAAAGAGGCTGAATACTTAGTGACATATGACGCCGACGGACAACATAGTCTTAAAGACGTAGGCCACATGCTCGATGTAATCCAAAAGGAAAAGGTGGATATCGTTTTGGGCTCGCGTTTTTTGGGCAAGACCGAGCGTTTATCCCCACTCAAAAAAGTAATCTTGAAGCTGGCTATCCAGTTCTCTAACCATACTTCAGGCCTTAAGCTAACAGATACTCATAACGGACTTAGGGTTTTTAATCGCCACTTTGCCGAGAATTTGAATATTCAAAACCCGGATTTTTCGCATGCCTCAGAAATAATCGATAAAATCGCGCGCGGTAACTACAAATACTGCGAAGTCCCAGTCACGATCAAGTACACTGATTATTCTAAGGCCAAGGGCCAATCAATTTTTAATGCTGTAAACATGGGTTTTGACATTTTGTTAGGCAGGATAATTAAATGA
- a CDS encoding DUF2304 domain-containing protein, giving the protein MIIKIVIIAFVLAAMFWFLANRNTHQSKAWQKIGIILLTIIAVIVVWMPDTSNKFAHKLGVGRGADLLLYLLTLAFIFVVLNTYIKSKEEQRRMVKIVRRLALLEASINKKNER; this is encoded by the coding sequence ATGATTATAAAGATTGTTATCATCGCTTTTGTACTAGCGGCAATGTTTTGGTTTCTGGCCAATAGGAACACGCATCAATCTAAAGCCTGGCAGAAAATCGGTATTATTTTATTAACAATCATTGCCGTGATCGTGGTTTGGATGCCCGACACTTCTAATAAGTTTGCGCACAAACTAGGAGTTGGTAGAGGAGCGGACCTGTTGCTTTATCTTTTGACGCTAGCCTTTATCTTCGTGGTTTTGAACACTTACATTAAAAGCAAAGAGGAGCAGCGGCGAATGGTTAAGATCGTACGACGTCTGGCTCTACTTGAAGCCTCTATCAATAAAAAAAATGAACGCTAG
- a CDS encoding GtrA family protein: MNARLAVTLKNSPQARFLIVGSMTVVVEYVVFYILYVGLNWNLFLANSLSFAVGLSMSFMSNRLWAFKKDEFERPAHHQAMIYAALAVTNLVVNNLIVGGLKSAGLDPRIGKVAAIAVIAVWNFFVYKHIIFKEKH, encoded by the coding sequence ATGAACGCTAGGCTTGCCGTTACTCTAAAGAATTCACCACAAGCTCGGTTTCTCATTGTTGGTTCTATGACAGTAGTCGTCGAGTATGTGGTTTTTTATATCCTTTACGTTGGCCTTAACTGGAACTTGTTTTTAGCAAATTCCCTGAGTTTTGCAGTCGGTTTATCAATGAGTTTTATGTCTAACCGTTTATGGGCGTTCAAAAAAGACGAGTTTGAGCGGCCGGCCCACCACCAAGCAATGATTTACGCCGCTTTGGCCGTCACTAATCTTGTTGTTAATAACTTGATTGTTGGCGGTTTGAAAAGTGCTGGACTCGATCCAAGAATTGGCAAGGTGGCCGCTATCGCCGTAATTGCGGTTTGGAATTTCTTTGTCTACAAACATATTATTTTTAAAGAAAAGCACTAG
- a CDS encoding DUF2142 domain-containing protein has product MAQAYGYLAAGVKKFFANPVQKYFFWTALVFGLLFCIVTPPFNVHDEDTHMYRAYQISRGDFVSNKIPGGLGGQIPASIVVDATDYRANYFGKNEKINTARFHKDWNAPLKASDTVPIHFENTALYPPVAYAPQAITIRILSHFDLSPLKLLYISRIATFLVWLILASLAVYFMPTKKILLAGILLLPMSMFLAGSISADALSNGLAALTVAYYLAAIVSPEKKIGWRQAALMVLMSVLLGLVKQPYWLVGLLSVLLPSQKFASKRDEVIKKTLIIGALIIVAGTWIILSKHIFAPYRHDVVIDPNGQLSFVFSHPLTFIRTLWNTYVTANGSGFIREFVGVLGAGMLQLPVWVNYLTILSLSWYALAPDKRFPSITHRTKSVFVIIAVIFAGAVSLLLYTNWTPVGEEKIEGLQGRYYLPIAMVLIPAFINVDRLRVKEGRLTKPAFGVMILVLTTAIICSVQFNYQVLDRFLS; this is encoded by the coding sequence ATGGCCCAAGCCTACGGGTATCTGGCAGCTGGCGTAAAAAAATTCTTCGCTAACCCAGTTCAAAAATATTTTTTCTGGACTGCCTTAGTGTTTGGGCTTTTATTCTGTATAGTTACGCCCCCGTTTAATGTTCACGATGAAGACACGCACATGTACCGTGCGTATCAAATATCTCGCGGGGATTTTGTTAGCAATAAAATCCCCGGCGGGCTGGGCGGCCAAATACCGGCGAGTATTGTTGTAGACGCCACCGATTACCGCGCAAATTATTTTGGCAAAAACGAGAAAATAAATACAGCTAGATTTCATAAAGATTGGAATGCGCCACTTAAGGCTTCGGACACCGTGCCGATCCATTTTGAAAACACTGCACTTTATCCACCAGTAGCTTACGCGCCTCAGGCCATTACTATAAGAATCCTAAGTCACTTTGATCTATCGCCGCTGAAACTTTTGTATATTAGCCGCATTGCTACGTTTTTGGTGTGGCTGATTCTAGCCAGTCTGGCGGTATATTTTATGCCGACTAAAAAAATCCTACTAGCAGGCATTTTGCTTCTGCCGATGTCCATGTTCCTAGCGGGATCAATATCGGCCGATGCTTTATCAAACGGCCTCGCGGCTCTAACGGTTGCGTATTATTTAGCTGCAATTGTCAGCCCCGAAAAGAAAATTGGCTGGCGTCAAGCTGCCTTAATGGTACTAATGTCGGTTTTGCTGGGCTTGGTCAAGCAGCCCTATTGGTTGGTGGGTTTGCTCAGCGTACTATTGCCATCTCAGAAATTTGCTTCGAAACGCGATGAGGTAATTAAGAAAACCTTAATTATTGGAGCACTGATTATAGTGGCCGGTACTTGGATTATCTTAAGTAAGCATATCTTTGCGCCATATCGCCACGACGTTGTTATTGACCCAAATGGTCAGTTATCGTTTGTCTTTAGTCACCCGCTTACCTTTATCAGGACCTTATGGAACACTTACGTAACCGCCAATGGCAGTGGTTTTATACGAGAATTTGTGGGCGTTCTAGGCGCTGGCATGTTGCAGCTGCCTGTTTGGGTGAACTATCTGACCATTCTTTCACTTAGCTGGTATGCTCTAGCACCGGACAAAAGGTTCCCTAGTATTACGCACCGGACAAAAAGTGTCTTCGTCATCATTGCGGTAATTTTTGCTGGAGCTGTCAGCCTACTCCTCTATACTAACTGGACGCCAGTCGGCGAAGAGAAAATAGAAGGCCTGCAAGGCAGGTATTATTTGCCAATTGCCATGGTGCTCATACCGGCTTTTATCAATGTAGATCGCTTACGGGTCAAGGAAGGAAGACTGACTAAGCCTGCCTTTGGCGTAATGATTCTGGTTCTGACTACTGCCATAATCTGCTCTGTCCAGTTTAACTATCAAGTGCTTGACAGGTTCTTGAGTTAA
- a CDS encoding GtrA family protein yields the protein MDLSKILVRNSDALVIQFFRYGFVAVAAAIVDTGLLFIFTHYLHWFYLLSATASFLISLILNYLLSTVWVFSRSAYRRHVEIIMFLIIGIVGLGLNLVIIWFFTSAVGLFYLKSKLLALLGVFFWSFFARRRLLSTPDLQTN from the coding sequence ATGGATTTATCGAAGATTCTTGTTCGCAATTCCGACGCTCTTGTAATCCAGTTTTTCCGATATGGCTTTGTGGCGGTAGCCGCTGCCATAGTCGACACCGGTTTGCTATTTATTTTCACCCACTACCTGCACTGGTTTTACCTGCTTTCGGCCACTGCCTCGTTTTTAATATCGCTAATTTTAAACTACCTGCTGAGTACGGTCTGGGTTTTTTCGCGATCCGCTTACCGTCGCCACGTCGAAATTATTATGTTTTTGATAATCGGCATTGTTGGCCTTGGCCTTAATTTAGTTATTATTTGGTTCTTTACTTCAGCTGTTGGTCTGTTTTATTTAAAGTCCAAACTACTAGCGCTGCTCGGCGTATTCTTTTGGAGTTTTTTTGCTCGGCGACGATTGCTATCAACGCCCGACCTCCAAACTAATTAA
- a CDS encoding UbiA family prenyltransferase translates to MLVKNLLDVFRPKRWYRNLMMIIGVLIAVKVLNLDISQTFGGTNSWTFVAALVSLCLIASANYGINEVLDAPFDAKHPQKKHRAIPSGRISAKLVVWISIGLYILGMAVVALTTKWPLIASVFLLLLSGIVYNIPPIRLKDRAYVDFTTEALNNAIRLMIGWYVIASSSQWVPASFVLAYWFIGVFLMASKRFGEIRLIGDRKAAGEYRRSLAHYDEEHLLMSMIGALAACYFMVGFLCFKYSVDIVIVLPFMVGWVIWFFKLAFEDNTIVKDPERIFEKKGFLSYSLLTGILFAYFFFSGSQFLNWIK, encoded by the coding sequence ATGCTGGTTAAAAATCTGCTGGACGTGTTCCGGCCTAAGCGCTGGTACCGTAATTTAATGATGATCATCGGCGTGCTCATCGCTGTAAAAGTTCTCAATTTAGACATTTCCCAAACCTTTGGTGGAACTAATAGTTGGACGTTTGTGGCCGCTCTAGTTTCGCTATGTTTGATCGCTTCGGCCAACTACGGCATCAATGAGGTGCTAGACGCGCCGTTTGACGCTAAGCACCCACAGAAAAAGCATCGGGCCATTCCGTCGGGCCGAATTTCGGCTAAGCTTGTAGTTTGGATTTCGATTGGACTATATATACTAGGCATGGCCGTGGTGGCACTTACCACTAAGTGGCCGCTAATCGCTTCGGTATTCCTGCTTTTGCTCAGCGGCATAGTTTATAACATTCCGCCTATTAGATTAAAAGACCGCGCTTACGTGGACTTTACCACCGAAGCTCTTAATAACGCTATCCGCTTAATGATCGGTTGGTACGTTATAGCCAGTAGCAGCCAGTGGGTGCCGGCGTCCTTTGTGCTGGCTTATTGGTTTATCGGGGTCTTTTTAATGGCTTCTAAACGCTTTGGCGAAATCCGTTTGATTGGTGACAGGAAAGCCGCTGGTGAATACCGCCGCAGCCTAGCCCATTACGATGAAGAGCATTTATTAATGTCGATGATCGGCGCCCTGGCAGCCTGTTATTTTATGGTCGGTTTCTTGTGCTTTAAGTACAGCGTCGATATTGTTATTGTCCTGCCATTTATGGTCGGTTGGGTAATCTGGTTCTTTAAGCTGGCTTTCGAAGACAACACCATTGTTAAAGATCCGGAACGTATTTTTGAAAAAAAAGGCTTTTTGTCTTATAGCTTGCTAACCGGCATATTGTTTGCCTACTTTTTCTTTAGTGGCAGCCAATTTCTTAACTGGATAAAATAA
- a CDS encoding HAD-IB family hydrolase: protein MAKPVLAAFDFDETLIAKDSLLDFLRYSFNTPTFLIKSAWFIPTLVAFKTGRISNSEAKRRLLTLFLKGMDDKRFGLLCEAYVNRLEIIKNPEAIERLRWHAKKGHKTIIISASAEDWIKPWAARYGVSDVIATKLERKQGKLTGSLSGKNCHGPEKIVRLLKDFPDRGNYELYVYGDGKSDQDLFKVADRIFEKKFA, encoded by the coding sequence ATGGCTAAACCGGTACTCGCTGCCTTTGATTTTGACGAAACGCTTATAGCTAAGGATAGTCTGCTGGATTTTCTACGATACTCATTCAACACCCCAACATTTTTAATTAAGAGTGCGTGGTTTATCCCAACCCTAGTTGCTTTTAAGACAGGCAGGATTAGTAACTCAGAAGCTAAGCGCCGGTTACTCACTCTGTTTTTGAAAGGTATGGACGATAAAAGATTTGGCCTACTCTGCGAGGCTTATGTCAACCGTTTAGAAATTATTAAAAATCCAGAAGCCATCGAGCGTCTGCGGTGGCACGCCAAAAAAGGCCACAAAACAATAATTATCAGCGCCTCGGCCGAAGATTGGATTAAGCCCTGGGCGGCACGATATGGCGTAAGCGATGTGATCGCCACCAAACTTGAAAGAAAGCAGGGCAAGCTTACCGGTAGCTTATCCGGCAAAAATTGCCACGGGCCAGAAAAGATAGTTCGCTTGCTAAAAGATTTTCCGGACCGCGGCAATTATGAATTATATGTTTACGGCGACGGCAAATCCGATCAAGATCTTTTTAAGGTTGCCGACCGAATTTTCGAAAAAAAGTTTGCCTGA
- the prs gene encoding ribose-phosphate diphosphokinase translates to MDTEVIIKTASGAERVSVLFSEFPDQDSHCVVEDCDKVADKPVLIMHSLYPDQNNQLVKLVLLLSALKDAGAVSVAVFVPYLPYSRQDKKHVAGEAVSLDVVLSFMANAGCDQLYTIDCHFMKGAAQCERAGLSIKNFSAGKRLLDHCRSVLSNEDLQIIGPDEGAKYLLDGTRSGHMKKLRGGYGELAKGNSYRKIAELKSEHLDITCGDIVIVDDMISTGSTLIKAIDNLKNQGAKNISCVASHGLFIGDAYQKINKLCSNIVVSDTINHLKSVPVVDDLLIEKIIPDWFKLDPASTDHTRI, encoded by the coding sequence ATGGACACAGAAGTTATTATCAAAACAGCTTCTGGAGCAGAAAGAGTTAGTGTCCTGTTTTCGGAGTTCCCAGATCAGGACAGTCACTGTGTTGTGGAGGATTGCGACAAAGTTGCCGACAAGCCAGTACTTATTATGCACAGTCTCTACCCCGATCAGAACAATCAACTCGTTAAGCTAGTTCTACTTTTAAGCGCCCTTAAAGACGCCGGTGCTGTTAGTGTGGCCGTTTTTGTTCCGTATTTGCCCTACAGCCGTCAAGACAAAAAACATGTCGCCGGCGAAGCTGTTAGTTTGGACGTTGTTCTGTCGTTTATGGCGAACGCCGGCTGCGACCAGCTTTATACGATCGATTGCCACTTTATGAAAGGAGCCGCTCAGTGCGAGCGGGCCGGACTCAGTATTAAGAATTTTTCCGCAGGCAAAAGATTGCTCGATCACTGTCGAAGCGTTCTGAGCAACGAAGACCTGCAGATTATTGGTCCTGATGAAGGCGCTAAGTATCTTCTAGACGGCACCCGTAGTGGGCATATGAAAAAGCTGCGGGGTGGTTATGGAGAGCTTGCTAAAGGCAACAGCTACCGTAAGATTGCCGAGCTCAAAAGCGAACACCTCGATATAACTTGCGGAGACATAGTCATCGTCGACGATATGATAAGCACCGGCTCGACTCTTATTAAGGCCATTGATAATTTAAAAAATCAGGGAGCAAAAAACATTTCTTGCGTAGCGAGCCACGGTCTATTTATAGGCGACGCCTACCAAAAAATAAATAAACTTTGTTCAAACATAGTCGTCTCGGACACGATTAATCACTTGAAATCGGTGCCGGTTGTTGACGATTTACTTATTGAAAAGATAATTCCTGATTGGTTTAAACTAGACCCAGCAAGTACTGACCATACCCGGATTTAG
- the rfbA gene encoding glucose-1-phosphate thymidylyltransferase RfbA — translation MKGIILAGGSGTRLYPITMGVSKQLIPLYDKPMVYYPLTTLIDAGIREILIISTPHDLPRFEQLLGDGSRIGCSFSYKVQDEPRGLADAFIVGADFIGNDKVAMILGDNIFYGSQLSDLKSLTDVDGGYIFGAQVADPERYGIVEFDKDMNVLSIEEKPEKPKSNYAIPGLYFYDNDVVDYAKDVKPSARGEIEITELHNAYLRAGKLKVQLLDRGTAWLDTGTFATLNQAAQFVQVIEERQGIKIGCIEEAAWRQGFIDDAKLKELAQPLTKSGYGQYLLGLV, via the coding sequence ATGAAGGGCATAATTTTAGCCGGAGGATCTGGCACCAGACTTTATCCAATTACTATGGGCGTTAGTAAACAGCTTATCCCGCTTTATGACAAACCCATGGTTTACTACCCGTTAACAACACTGATCGATGCAGGCATACGAGAAATTCTAATTATCTCTACGCCGCACGATTTGCCCCGCTTTGAACAGTTACTGGGCGATGGTAGCCGGATCGGCTGCTCCTTTAGCTATAAAGTCCAAGATGAGCCCCGTGGTTTGGCAGACGCCTTTATAGTTGGCGCCGACTTTATTGGCAATGACAAGGTGGCCATGATTTTAGGCGATAACATTTTTTACGGCAGCCAACTTAGCGACCTAAAAAGTTTAACCGACGTTGATGGTGGTTATATTTTTGGCGCTCAAGTCGCCGACCCAGAGCGTTACGGCATCGTGGAGTTCGACAAGGATATGAACGTTTTATCCATCGAAGAAAAACCAGAAAAACCAAAATCGAACTACGCCATTCCAGGATTATATTTTTACGATAACGATGTTGTTGATTACGCCAAAGATGTTAAACCATCGGCTCGTGGAGAGATTGAAATCACCGAGCTCCACAACGCCTATTTGCGAGCCGGCAAGCTCAAAGTTCAGCTACTAGACCGTGGCACCGCTTGGCTCGACACCGGCACCTTTGCCACGCTTAATCAGGCTGCCCAGTTCGTGCAAGTTATCGAAGAGCGTCAAGGTATCAAAATTGGCTGCATAGAGGAAGCTGCCTGGCGCCAGGGTTTTATCGACGACGCTAAGCTCAAAGAGTTAGCTCAGCCGCTCACTAAATCCGGGTATGGTCAGTACTTGCTGGGTCTAGTTTAA
- a CDS encoding NAD(P)-dependent oxidoreductase, which produces MDGSKIFIAGANGQLGTALRQKYPNAQSADIDQMDITNRDSVLGYNWSNIDAIINAAAFTNVDAAETPEGRVAAWRVNAQAVAHLVEAAQVNNLTLVHVSTEYVFDGTKDNHAVNEPYSPLGVYAQTKAASEIVAGLTPKHYIFRISWLIGEGHNFVRTMMGLAEKNVSPTVVADQVGRLTFTPTLVDVIDHALRNQIEFGIYNVSNDGDPASWADITRLIFEYMGRKDLKVTDTTTAEYFASKPESSPRPLKSAMDLTKIKSSGAQLSDWHSELKNYVDKEMEKK; this is translated from the coding sequence ATGGACGGTTCAAAGATTTTTATTGCCGGCGCTAATGGTCAGCTAGGCACCGCCCTACGCCAAAAATATCCAAATGCTCAATCAGCCGACATCGATCAGATGGATATCACTAATCGCGATAGCGTACTTGGCTACAATTGGTCTAACATCGATGCGATAATCAACGCTGCCGCATTTACGAATGTTGACGCGGCCGAAACACCTGAAGGCCGAGTGGCGGCTTGGAGAGTCAATGCTCAGGCGGTAGCTCATCTAGTTGAAGCTGCTCAGGTGAATAATTTGACTCTGGTTCATGTTTCAACAGAGTATGTTTTTGACGGCACCAAAGACAATCACGCCGTCAATGAGCCTTATTCGCCGCTGGGCGTTTACGCACAAACTAAAGCAGCGAGTGAAATCGTGGCCGGCCTGACACCCAAGCACTACATTTTTCGTATTTCCTGGTTAATTGGCGAGGGCCACAATTTCGTCCGTACCATGATGGGTTTGGCCGAAAAGAATGTTTCGCCGACCGTAGTAGCGGATCAAGTAGGCCGCCTGACCTTTACGCCCACGCTGGTTGATGTCATCGACCATGCACTAAGAAATCAAATTGAATTTGGAATCTATAATGTCTCAAATGATGGAGACCCGGCTTCTTGGGCCGATATCACTCGCCTAATCTTTGAGTATATGGGCCGTAAAGACCTGAAGGTTACCGACACTACAACAGCGGAGTACTTCGCCAGCAAGCCCGAAAGTTCACCTCGACCTTTAAAGAGCGCTATGGACTTAACTAAAATAAAGTCTTCCGGGGCTCAGCTCAGCGACTGGCATAGCGAACTCAAGAATTACGTCGATAAGGAAATGGAGAAAAAATAA
- the rfbC gene encoding dTDP-4-dehydrorhamnose 3,5-epimerase translates to MTFDPKDFQELKVWELDIPGFYEIDLAVYGDNRGWFKENYQKEKMEALGLPKFEVVQNNFSYNKQRGVTRGLHAEPWEKFISVANGRVFGAWVDLRAGDSFGKTLTLEINPGRAVFVPRGVANGYQTLDENVTYTYLVNEHWSPDAKYTFVNLFDPAIGISWPIPKDQAIISDKDAAHPMLDNVIPMEI, encoded by the coding sequence ATGACTTTTGATCCTAAAGACTTCCAAGAATTAAAGGTTTGGGAGCTAGATATTCCTGGATTTTACGAAATAGATCTGGCCGTTTATGGTGATAATCGCGGCTGGTTTAAGGAGAATTATCAGAAAGAGAAGATGGAAGCGCTAGGCTTACCCAAATTTGAAGTTGTCCAGAATAATTTTTCCTATAACAAGCAGCGAGGGGTGACACGGGGTCTGCATGCCGAACCCTGGGAAAAGTTTATTTCTGTTGCTAACGGTCGGGTGTTCGGCGCGTGGGTTGACCTGCGAGCCGGTGATAGCTTCGGCAAAACTCTGACACTCGAGATTAATCCAGGTAGAGCTGTGTTCGTGCCGCGCGGCGTGGCCAACGGCTACCAGACCCTGGATGAAAACGTAACTTATACATATTTAGTTAACGAACACTGGTCTCCGGATGCTAAATATACTTTCGTGAACTTGTTTGACCCAGCCATTGGAATAAGCTGGCCAATTCCAAAAGACCAGGCCATTATTTCTGATAAGGATGCTGCTCACCCAATGCTAGATAATGTAATCCCGATGGAGATTTAA
- the rfbB gene encoding dTDP-glucose 4,6-dehydratase produces the protein MRLLVTGGAGFIGSNFTRCILNQRPDWRITVIDALTYAGNKENLAGLDEQRLEFIQGNICDEQLIDKAVAACDAVVHFAAESHNDNSLHSPWPFVETNMIGTYRILEAVRKHDKRLHHISTDEVFGELELDDPNRFNEDTPYNPSSPYSSTKAGSDMLVRAWIRSFGVKATISNCSNNYGPYQHIEKFIPRQITNVLSDIKPKLYGTGEQVRDWIHVDDHNDAVLLILEKGKLGETYIIGADNDHTNNKMVIEMILELMGKSKDWYEHVNDRPGHDMRYAMDSSKLRRELGWQPKYTDNNGMKDGLIQTIEWYKANRNWWEQEKQAVEAAYAEKGQ, from the coding sequence ATGAGATTGTTAGTTACTGGCGGCGCTGGATTCATTGGGTCAAATTTTACCCGGTGCATTCTTAACCAACGTCCTGATTGGCGCATTACAGTAATTGACGCCCTGACCTACGCCGGTAACAAAGAAAACCTAGCCGGACTTGATGAGCAGCGCTTAGAGTTTATTCAGGGCAATATATGCGACGAACAGCTTATTGATAAGGCGGTGGCGGCTTGCGATGCCGTAGTGCACTTCGCGGCCGAATCACACAACGACAACTCTTTGCACTCGCCATGGCCATTTGTCGAAACTAACATGATTGGAACCTACCGAATTTTAGAAGCCGTTCGCAAACACGATAAACGTCTGCATCATATTTCGACCGACGAAGTTTTTGGCGAATTGGAGTTGGACGACCCAAATCGCTTCAACGAAGATACTCCTTATAACCCATCGAGTCCCTACTCTTCTACTAAAGCCGGTTCCGATATGTTGGTTCGCGCCTGGATTCGCAGCTTTGGCGTTAAGGCTACTATTTCAAATTGCTCTAACAACTACGGCCCATACCAGCACATCGAAAAATTTATTCCGCGGCAAATAACTAATGTTTTAAGCGATATCAAACCAAAGCTTTACGGCACCGGCGAGCAAGTTCGCGACTGGATCCATGTCGACGATCACAACGACGCCGTGCTCTTGATTTTGGAAAAAGGTAAATTGGGCGAAACTTACATAATTGGCGCCGACAACGATCACACCAACAACAAAATGGTGATTGAAATGATTTTAGAACTTATGGGCAAGTCTAAAGATTGGTACGAACACGTCAACGACAGACCCGGTCACGATATGCGTTACGCCATGGATTCATCAAAGCTCCGCCGTGAACTCGGCTGGCAGCCTAAATACACTGATAACAATGGCATGAAGGATGGCCTAATCCAAACAATTGAATGGTATAAAGCCAACCGCAATTGGTGGGAGCAAGAGAAGCAAGCAGTCGAAGCCGCTTACGCTGAGAAAGGACAATAA